The region TCGCTGGGGTCCGATCCCGGCGCCCACCGAAAGACTGAATTTTCTGGAAGGGGTACGGACGATCACGACGGCAGGCGATGCCGTGACCCAAGTCGGCATGTCGGCCCATGCCTATGTGTTCAATGAGGACATGATCGACGATTACTTCTTCAACGCCGATGGCGAACTGCTGATCGTGCCGCAGCTCGGCGCCCTCAGGGTGTTCACCGAAATGGGCATCATGGATGTGGAGCCGCTGGAAATATGCCTCATCCCCCGCGGCATGATGTTCAAGGTCCTCAGGATCGGCGAGCAGCCGGTCTGGCGCGGTTACATCTGTGAGAACTACGGCGCCAAATTCACGCTGCCGGAACGTGGCCCGATCGGCGCCAATTGCCTGGCGAATCCGCGCGATTTCAAGACGCCTGTCGCCGCCTACGAGGACAAGGAGAAGCCTTGCCGCGTTCATGTGAAATGGTGCGGCAAATTCTATGTCACCGAGATCGGCCATTCGCCGCTCGATGTCGTGGCCTGGCACGGCAATTATGCCCCGTTCAAATACGATCTCAGGACATTTTCTCCGGTCGGCGCCATTCTCTTCGATCATCCCGATCCGTCGATCTTTTCGGTGCTGACCGCCCCGACCGAAGATGCCGGCACGGCGAATGTCGACTTCGTGATCTTTCCGCCGCGCTGGCTGGTCGCCGAGCATTCATTCCGTCCGCCCTGGTATCACCGCAACATCATGAGCGAGTTCATGGGCCTGATCCATGGCCAGTACGATGCCAAGGAGGAGGGCTTCGTGCCCGGCGGCATCAGCCTGCACAATATGATGCTGCCGCACGGGCCGGATGCGCTCGCATTCGAAAAGGCAGCCAATGCCGAGCTCAAACCGGTGAAGCTCGATCACACCATGGCCTTCATGTTCGAGACCCGATACCCGCAGCAACTGACGAAATACGCCGCCGAGCTGGAAACGCTGCAGGAGGATTACCTCGAATGCTGGGACGGGTTGGAACGCAAGTTCGACGGAACCCCGGGTATCAAGTGATAGCATCGGAATTGGAAAATGAAACTTGCGACCTTGAAGGACTCGACCAGGGACGGCCGCCTCGTCGTCGTGTCCCGCGACCTGACCCGCTGCTCCGAAGTCGGCCATATCGCCCGCACGCTGCAGGCAGCCCTCGACGACTGGGAGCATGTGGCGCCGAGACTCCGGCTGATTGCCGAAGGCATCGAGACCGGCGCCCAGCCGGCGCTCCGTTTTCACGAGCATGACGTTACGTCACCTTTGCCGCGGGCCTATCAATGGGCCGATGGTTCCGCTTACGTCAACCATGTCGAATTGGTGCGCAAGGCCCGCGGCGCCGAGATGCCGGCAAGCTTCTGGACCGACCCGC is a window of Rhizobium sp. N324 DNA encoding:
- the hmgA gene encoding homogentisate 1,2-dioxygenase, coding for MDQTSIQTSGGEAAATDTLKYMPGFGNDFETESLPGALPQGQNSPQKCNYGLYAEQLSGSPFTAPRGTNERSWLYRIRPSVRHTRRFSNASYPLWKTAPCLDEHSLPLGQLRWGPIPAPTERLNFLEGVRTITTAGDAVTQVGMSAHAYVFNEDMIDDYFFNADGELLIVPQLGALRVFTEMGIMDVEPLEICLIPRGMMFKVLRIGEQPVWRGYICENYGAKFTLPERGPIGANCLANPRDFKTPVAAYEDKEKPCRVHVKWCGKFYVTEIGHSPLDVVAWHGNYAPFKYDLRTFSPVGAILFDHPDPSIFSVLTAPTEDAGTANVDFVIFPPRWLVAEHSFRPPWYHRNIMSEFMGLIHGQYDAKEEGFVPGGISLHNMMLPHGPDALAFEKAANAELKPVKLDHTMAFMFETRYPQQLTKYAAELETLQEDYLECWDGLERKFDGTPGIK